From a region of the Salvelinus alpinus chromosome 2, SLU_Salpinus.1, whole genome shotgun sequence genome:
- the mfap2 gene encoding microfibrillar-associated protein 2 has product MRVLLLLSMPVLLLAQPPLYQEPFPFLEDYGPDYFPDNPVTDVQQQVPQTLPGPERPGPHTFHYLLSTEQETEPTEPGPLDCREEQYPCTRLYSVHKPCKQCLNSLCFYSLRRVYVINKEVCVRTVCAHEELLRADMCRDQFSRCGVAAVSGQCGSLGSSCGKSCGGC; this is encoded by the exons ATGAGAGTCCTCCTACTGCTCTCCATGCCAG TCCTCCTGCTAGCTCAGCCCCCCCTCTACCAAGAACCATTTCCTTTCCTGG AGGACTATGGCCCTGATTATTTCCCAG ATAATCCTGTCACGGATGTCCAGCAGCAGGTTCCCCAAACGTTACCTGGTCCCGAACGTCCTGGTCCTCACACCTTTCATTATTTATTATCAACTG AGCAAGAGACAGAGCCCACAGAACCTGGCCCCCTAG ATTGTCGAGAGGAGCAGTACCCCTGCACCAGACTCTACTCTGTTCACAAACCATGCAAACAGTGTCTGAATAGCCTCTGCTTCTACAG CTTGCGAAGGGTGTATGTGATCAACAAGGAAGTGTGTGTCAGGACCGTGTGTGCGCATGAAGAGCTGCTAAGAG ctgacATGTGCCGTGACCAGTTCTCTCGTTGTGGTGTAGCGGCGGTGAGTGGCCAGTGTGGGTCACTGGGGAGCAGCTGTGGGAAGAGCTGTGGAGGGTGTTGA